The following proteins come from a genomic window of Verrucomicrobiia bacterium:
- a CDS encoding cupin domain-containing protein, translated as MSERPLLDSEQEGIISLPAETQFAPNGIVSRTLLRTASSRVTLFGFAEGQELTEHTSTQHAIVQVLSGECEFSLAGKLHRLKAGDVVNMPPGLPHAVRATQQFSMLLTLSRPAATATATASSIPA; from the coding sequence ATGAGTGAACGACCGCTCCTTGATTCCGAACAGGAGGGAATCATTTCTCTTCCTGCTGAAACCCAGTTCGCCCCCAACGGCATCGTCAGCCGCACGCTGCTGCGCACAGCCAGCTCGCGCGTCACGCTGTTTGGCTTTGCCGAAGGGCAGGAATTGACCGAACACACCTCGACCCAGCATGCCATCGTGCAGGTGCTTTCCGGCGAATGCGAATTCTCCCTCGCGGGCAAGCTGCACCGGCTGAAAGCCGGCGACGTCGTCAACATGCCGCCGGGCCTGCCGCATGCCGTCCGGGCGACCCAACAGTTCTCCATGTTGCTGACGTTGTCACGGCCGGCCGCCACAGCGACCGCCACCGCATCCTCCATCCCTGCCTGA
- a CDS encoding DUF2249 domain-containing protein produces MNTAKTVTLDVREDIRCGREPFSKIMSTVAALNADEQLLLIAPFEPAPLFAVLGRQGFQHRSQSVANGDWEVLFTRQAGPAASAPPAATPPPCPERAALKADADVLEVDARGLEPPQPLVKILEALATLPDGATLNARTDRRPMHLYAQLEERGFTGTSAAQSDGSFITQICRR; encoded by the coding sequence ATGAACACCGCCAAAACCGTCACGCTCGACGTCCGCGAAGACATTCGCTGCGGCCGCGAACCATTTTCGAAAATCATGAGCACCGTCGCCGCGCTGAACGCCGACGAACAACTGCTCCTGATTGCACCGTTTGAACCGGCCCCGCTGTTTGCCGTGCTCGGCCGGCAGGGTTTTCAGCACCGTTCACAGTCTGTGGCCAACGGGGACTGGGAAGTGTTGTTCACGCGGCAAGCCGGCCCGGCCGCGAGTGCGCCACCGGCCGCAACACCGCCACCCTGCCCCGAACGTGCGGCCCTCAAAGCCGACGCAGACGTGCTGGAAGTGGACGCCCGCGGGCTCGAACCGCCACAGCCGCTCGTGAAGATTCTGGAGGCGCTGGCCACCCTGCCCGACGGCGCCACATTGAACGCCCGCACGGATCGCCGGCCGATGCATCTCTACGCCCAGCTCGAAGAGCGCGGGTTCACCGGCACAAGCGCGGCACAATCGGACGGCAGTTTCATCACGCAGATTTGCCGTCGCTGA
- a CDS encoding metal-sulfur cluster assembly factor has protein sequence MITETPVTEAVVYQALKQVIDPELGCNLVDLGLIYSVRIEGPKVTVVMTLTTPGCPMHESLSWGVKCALLSLEGVDDAGVEVVWDPPWHPSMMTDAGRAATGAGSF, from the coding sequence ATGATCACCGAAACTCCCGTTACTGAAGCCGTCGTTTACCAGGCCTTGAAACAGGTCATCGACCCGGAACTCGGCTGCAACCTCGTGGACCTGGGCCTGATTTATAGCGTCCGCATCGAAGGTCCCAAGGTGACCGTGGTCATGACGCTCACCACGCCCGGCTGTCCGATGCACGAGAGCCTGAGCTGGGGCGTGAAGTGCGCGCTGCTCAGCCTCGAAGGCGTGGACGACGCCGGGGTGGAGGTGGTTTGGGATCCGCCGTGGCACCCTTCGATGATGACCGACGCCGGACGCGCCGCCACGGGCGCCGGCAGCTTTTAA
- a CDS encoding DUF2249 domain-containing protein, translating into MMPPLNQFKRFDVRDLIRQGIEPFPEIYQRVKKLKPGQGLIVIAPFLPSPLIERLGGEGFASRVERGAGADWAVYFWPEAE; encoded by the coding sequence ATGATGCCACCCTTGAACCAGTTCAAACGCTTCGACGTCCGGGATTTGATCCGGCAGGGCATCGAACCCTTCCCTGAAATTTATCAGCGCGTGAAGAAGCTGAAACCCGGCCAGGGGCTGATCGTCATTGCCCCGTTTCTGCCTTCGCCCCTGATCGAACGGCTCGGCGGCGAGGGCTTCGCCTCGCGGGTGGAACGTGGCGCGGGCGCGGATTGGGCGGTTTACTTTTGGCCGGAAGCGGAGTGA
- a CDS encoding Crp/Fnr family transcriptional regulator: MSSIPSQFKQIGIIGTLRGCQLFMGLPPEDLESIAAATVIKALEKDEYLFREGSPAIGFYVIQRGSINVHRVNAAGKEQVIHVFRTGESFAEVALASETGYPADARALEPTQVLLVRKDGILALLRHKPELALRMLGSMSSHLRVLVGQLEDLTMKDVETRLANWLVKRCPNPQSEQPVRIELSGTKRVLAAELGTVSETFSRTLAKFREQKLVQVKGKTFTVLSPARLQALLQHNLGG, translated from the coding sequence ATGAGTTCGATCCCTTCGCAGTTCAAACAGATCGGCATCATCGGCACGCTGCGCGGCTGCCAGCTCTTCATGGGATTGCCGCCCGAGGATTTGGAGAGCATCGCCGCCGCCACCGTGATCAAGGCGCTGGAAAAGGATGAATACCTTTTCCGCGAAGGCAGCCCCGCCATCGGCTTCTACGTCATCCAACGCGGCTCGATCAACGTCCACCGCGTCAACGCCGCCGGGAAGGAGCAGGTCATCCACGTCTTCCGCACGGGCGAATCCTTCGCCGAAGTGGCGCTGGCCAGCGAAACGGGCTATCCGGCGGACGCCCGGGCGCTGGAGCCGACGCAGGTGTTGCTCGTGCGCAAGGATGGCATTCTCGCCCTGCTGCGGCACAAGCCGGAACTGGCCTTGCGGATGCTGGGTTCGATGAGCAGCCACCTGCGCGTGCTGGTGGGTCAGCTCGAAGACCTGACCATGAAGGACGTGGAAACCCGGCTCGCCAACTGGCTGGTAAAACGCTGCCCCAATCCACAAAGCGAACAGCCGGTGCGCATCGAATTGTCCGGCACCAAACGCGTGCTGGCCGCGGAGCTGGGCACCGTCAGCGAAACGTTTTCGCGCACGCTGGCCAAATTTCGCGAGCAAAAGCTGGTGCAGGTGAAAGGCAAGACCTTCACCGTCCTGTCGCCCGCCCGCCTGCAAGCCCTCCTGCAACACAACCTCGGCGGCTGA
- a CDS encoding c-type cytochrome yields MKTRIYSGLAALTGVAVMVAGCKPTASSEATRNAAPTDRPAATAAPHAAATFTFSDLPVPPKPDMTPELVAQGRQVYLQNCVACHGEKGDGKGPAAGFLLPHPRDFVAANYRLRSTPTGKLPTDVDLFRAVSLGLPGTPMPPWKVMLADTDRWALVEYLKTLSPRFANTNEDRHTIVDLGTPPPRTDATVAEGRALFTKLACLTCHGETGHGDGTSAASLVDDSHTRIKPRDFTKPATFKSGYATREIARTILTGFNGTPMVGFYGVIPAADAWKLAYYVETFARPAAPAAIVRASQNFLEREPLGAPDVRIKLTERAWHYDPPTIRVKKGQVVEITFEPTDNGLGAGHGFAVSSYDEVAFLNGAMVGAPKTVKFRADRAGRFTYYCATQCSTEKLHPLMNGTLIVEDNTPKQTASAQ; encoded by the coding sequence ATGAAGACAAGAATTTATTCGGGCTTGGCGGCGCTGACGGGAGTCGCGGTCATGGTTGCGGGCTGCAAACCCACGGCGTCGTCCGAGGCCACCCGCAACGCCGCGCCGACCGACCGGCCCGCCGCAACCGCGGCGCCGCACGCGGCCGCGACCTTCACGTTCTCCGATCTGCCGGTGCCGCCGAAGCCGGACATGACCCCGGAACTGGTCGCGCAGGGCCGGCAGGTTTATCTGCAAAACTGCGTCGCCTGCCACGGCGAGAAGGGCGATGGCAAGGGGCCGGCCGCCGGGTTCCTGCTGCCGCATCCGCGTGATTTCGTGGCGGCCAATTATCGCCTGCGCTCGACGCCCACGGGCAAGCTGCCCACGGATGTGGATTTGTTCCGCGCCGTTTCCCTCGGCCTGCCCGGCACGCCGATGCCGCCGTGGAAGGTGATGCTGGCGGACACCGACCGCTGGGCGCTGGTGGAATATCTCAAGACGCTTTCGCCGCGCTTTGCAAACACCAACGAGGACCGGCACACCATTGTGGACCTTGGCACGCCGCCGCCACGCACCGATGCCACGGTGGCCGAGGGGCGGGCGCTGTTCACCAAGCTGGCGTGCCTCACCTGCCACGGCGAAACCGGCCACGGTGACGGCACGTCCGCGGCGAGCCTGGTGGATGACAGTCACACCCGGATCAAGCCGCGCGATTTCACCAAGCCGGCGACGTTCAAGTCCGGTTATGCCACCAGGGAAATCGCCCGCACGATTCTGACCGGCTTCAACGGCACGCCGATGGTCGGATTTTACGGTGTCATTCCCGCGGCGGACGCGTGGAAGCTGGCCTACTACGTGGAGACGTTCGCCAGGCCGGCCGCGCCTGCGGCCATTGTGCGCGCGTCGCAGAATTTCCTCGAACGCGAACCGCTCGGTGCGCCCGACGTGCGCATCAAGCTCACCGAACGCGCCTGGCACTACGATCCGCCCACGATTCGCGTCAAGAAGGGACAGGTCGTTGAAATCACCTTCGAGCCCACGGACAACGGCCTGGGCGCCGGCCACGGGTTCGCCGTGAGCAGCTACGACGAGGTGGCCTTTCTGAACGGTGCCATGGTGGGTGCGCCCAAGACCGTGAAGTTTCGCGCCGACCGCGCGGGCCGGTTTACCTACTACTGTGCGACGCAGTGCTCGACCGAGAAATTGCATCCGCTCATGAACGGCACCTTGATCGTCGAGGACAACACGCCGAAACAGACCGCCTCCGCCCAATGA
- a CDS encoding DUF2249 domain-containing protein codes for MNTNTMTQIENLIDADKVMDVRPIPCSIKHGLILRTWQELPVGDHFILLNDHDPVPLYYQFAAQWPGQFTWEHLVKGPEEFRVKITRLKEAAGTATTTPSSCGGH; via the coding sequence ATGAACACAAACACCATGACACAAATCGAAAACCTGATCGACGCCGACAAAGTGATGGACGTGCGGCCCATCCCCTGCTCCATCAAGCACGGCCTGATTCTCCGCACCTGGCAGGAGCTGCCCGTGGGCGACCACTTCATCCTGCTGAACGATCACGACCCGGTGCCGCTGTATTACCAGTTCGCGGCGCAATGGCCGGGACAGTTCACGTGGGAACATCTGGTAAAAGGCCCCGAAGAATTCCGCGTGAAAATCACCAGGCTCAAAGAGGCCGCCGGGACGGCCACCACCACACCCAGCAGCTGCGGCGGGCACTGA
- the nosD gene encoding nitrous oxide reductase family maturation protein NosD, with product MRTLTLILVLTGLAGARLWSETRPPSAACVVRATTTASSAAVLQAAIDQAGAGDTILVEGPAVFHGKLTLTRSIRLVGTNAPVLDGDGTGTALTITGSHVTVTGFTVRHSGRDLTAFDCGILMAAPEAEVRGCRIENDAFGIYVRGVSNCVVAANEIVGDARLPSARRGNGIHLWKTRGNSITANVIHDKRDGIYMSYADDTLIADNRVWDTRFGIHYMYSHRNRLLTNTLSRNAVGATLMFSRDLLVEGNVMTANRRHGLVLKQIDTSRFLRNVAAGQNRGFFVQQANQNRFVGNVIATNDIGLYLSNGSEQNIFVANAFIRNTDQVWQPPFETEQGRRGPNQFSERGTGNYWSDYTGSDRNGDGLGDTPYHETDVFGYLVDRHPQARVLALSPALGLLRKGEELMPLLDTTGVTDLAPLMRPDRVRVVPPANRGPWAQAGTNPFPISTAPLSALAVTGKP from the coding sequence ATGCGAACCCTGACCCTCATTCTGGTGCTGACCGGCCTGGCTGGCGCGCGGCTGTGGTCGGAAACCCGGCCACCCTCCGCGGCCTGCGTGGTGCGCGCGACGACGACCGCCTCCTCCGCGGCCGTGCTCCAGGCGGCGATCGACCAGGCGGGCGCGGGCGACACGATTCTGGTCGAAGGTCCCGCGGTGTTTCACGGAAAGCTGACGCTGACCCGGTCCATTCGGCTCGTCGGCACCAATGCGCCCGTGCTCGATGGCGACGGCACGGGCACGGCCCTGACGATCACGGGATCACACGTAACGGTGACAGGTTTCACCGTCCGCCATTCCGGCCGCGATTTGACGGCGTTTGACTGCGGCATCCTGATGGCCGCGCCGGAAGCCGAGGTGCGCGGCTGCCGCATTGAGAACGATGCGTTTGGCATTTACGTGCGGGGCGTCAGCAATTGCGTGGTGGCGGCGAATGAAATTGTCGGGGACGCCCGCCTGCCATCGGCGCGCCGCGGCAACGGCATTCATTTGTGGAAGACGCGGGGCAACAGCATCACGGCGAACGTCATTCATGACAAGCGCGACGGCATCTATATGTCCTACGCCGATGACACGCTCATCGCCGACAACCGCGTTTGGGACACGCGTTTCGGCATTCACTACATGTATTCGCACCGGAACCGGCTGTTGACGAACACGCTGAGCCGGAACGCCGTGGGCGCGACGCTCATGTTCAGCCGGGACCTGCTGGTGGAAGGCAACGTGATGACGGCCAACCGGCGTCACGGCCTCGTGCTCAAGCAAATCGACACCTCGCGTTTCCTGCGGAACGTGGCGGCGGGCCAGAACCGCGGCTTTTTCGTCCAGCAGGCCAACCAGAACCGCTTTGTGGGAAATGTCATCGCCACGAACGACATCGGCCTCTACCTGAGCAACGGCTCCGAGCAGAACATTTTCGTCGCCAACGCCTTCATCCGGAACACCGATCAGGTCTGGCAGCCGCCGTTTGAAACGGAGCAGGGCCGGCGCGGACCAAACCAGTTTTCCGAGCGCGGCACGGGCAATTATTGGAGCGATTACACGGGCAGCGACCGGAATGGCGACGGCCTCGGCGACACGCCGTATCACGAGACGGATGTCTTCGGTTACCTCGTGGACCGGCATCCGCAGGCGCGCGTGCTGGCGCTGAGTCCGGCGTTGGGGTTGCTGCGCAAGGGCGAGGAACTCATGCCGCTGCTCGACACGACGGGCGTGACGGATTTGGCGCCGCTGATGCGGCCGGACCGGGTGCGCGTGGTGCCCCCCGCGAATCGCGGTCCATGGGCGCAGGCCGGCACAAACCCTTTCCCAATCTCAACCGCGCCGCTTTCGGCGCTCGCCGTAACGGGCAAACCATGA
- a CDS encoding ABC transporter ATP-binding protein, with protein MNGRLDISRLTKCYGATCALDDVSLSVERGSVLAVLGPNGAGKSTLFGCLLGLTLPTHGTIQWHGRLLSDADRAWFGYVAERVSLYPHRTVADNAAFFGRLKGLTAAETDRQLARVGLLAVRRRPVRELSKGMLQRLGLAIALCGQPEVLVLDEPFNGLDPALLDTLQMLLREESERGATLLISTHTMSAVEPLATHVAVLLRGRLAAAGPLGALRAEHGGESLEAMYQRIAREQQREEVFA; from the coding sequence ATGAACGGCCGACTCGACATCTCCCGCCTGACGAAGTGCTACGGCGCGACGTGCGCCCTGGACGACGTGTCGCTGTCCGTCGAACGCGGCAGCGTGCTGGCCGTGCTCGGTCCCAACGGCGCGGGCAAATCCACGCTGTTCGGTTGCCTGCTGGGGCTGACGTTGCCGACGCACGGCACGATTCAGTGGCACGGACGTCTGCTCAGCGACGCCGATCGGGCGTGGTTCGGTTATGTCGCCGAGCGGGTTTCGCTTTATCCGCACCGCACCGTGGCGGACAACGCGGCGTTCTTTGGCCGGCTCAAAGGATTGACGGCTGCCGAGACCGACCGGCAACTGGCGCGCGTGGGCCTGCTCGCGGTGCGGCGGCGTCCGGTGCGCGAGTTGTCGAAAGGCATGTTGCAACGGCTCGGCCTGGCCATTGCCTTGTGCGGGCAGCCGGAGGTGCTGGTGCTCGATGAACCTTTCAACGGCCTCGATCCGGCGTTGCTCGACACGCTGCAAATGCTGTTGCGCGAGGAAAGCGAACGCGGCGCGACGTTGTTGATTTCCACGCACACGATGTCGGCGGTGGAACCGCTTGCCACGCACGTCGCGGTGCTGTTGCGCGGACGTCTGGCGGCGGCCGGCCCGCTCGGCGCGTTGCGCGCGGAGCACGGCGGCGAATCACTGGAGGCGATGTATCAACGCATCGCCCGCGAGCAGCAGCGGGAGGAGGTGTTCGCCTGA
- a CDS encoding TAT-dependent nitrous-oxide reductase (reduces nitrous oxide to nitrogen) — protein MKTLPLFVLAAGAVLLAGCNSDSTAKAARQAAQNKSAAEQVYVPPGKLDDYYAILSGGQSGSVFVFGVPSCRFIKEIPIFEPRAGLGYANNPGSETYQRLAATGPLWGDTHHPVLSQTDGRYDGHWLWINDKANDRVAKIDLRTFEVATIKQVPNIQGAHGLAAYLPSCKYVFVNGELETDPANNSTDSGKYRSAISFLDAQTLETRFQVSFVGNADIASSGKDGHYVFSTMYNTENAVSSEGMIERDRDAVAAIDVPLAEKALAEGRFTKINGVPVIESEKVPGVLTLIPVPKNPHGCNVTPDGKYVLASGKLSPTVTIIDAKTLKVIAEPEVGLGPLHTTFDGRGNAYTSLFVDSQIVKWNIEKAIQGAPDYIVDRVDVHYNVGHTKAAGGDTSYPSGDWLISLNKLSKGMFLPVGPAMPESQELIDISGEKMRLVQAFPSLPEPHDAVMIPRKVLEDYVVQTYEPRPVAVKLGEEKVVRNGSKVDVYMTCIRSKFMPEQFEVHQGDEVTLHLTNVETVRDMTHGFALSRYGINVAVDPGQTTETTFVANKLGTYWYYCTWFCSALHLEMRGRMLVKPAGAELNDALGPVSQVDKVASAAAKEASSYE, from the coding sequence ATGAAAACGCTTCCACTCTTCGTGCTCGCCGCCGGCGCGGTTCTGCTCGCCGGCTGCAATTCCGATTCCACCGCCAAAGCCGCCCGGCAGGCCGCGCAGAACAAGTCGGCCGCCGAGCAGGTGTATGTGCCGCCGGGCAAGCTGGACGATTATTACGCCATTTTGAGCGGCGGTCAGAGCGGCAGCGTGTTCGTGTTCGGCGTCCCTTCCTGCCGGTTCATCAAGGAGATTCCCATCTTCGAGCCGCGCGCCGGACTTGGCTACGCGAACAATCCCGGATCCGAAACTTACCAGCGGCTCGCGGCCACCGGACCGCTTTGGGGCGACACGCATCATCCCGTGTTGAGCCAGACGGACGGCCGCTATGATGGCCACTGGCTCTGGATCAACGACAAGGCCAACGACCGCGTCGCGAAAATCGATCTGCGCACCTTCGAGGTCGCGACCATCAAGCAGGTGCCGAACATTCAAGGCGCCCACGGCCTTGCGGCGTATTTGCCGTCCTGCAAATACGTTTTCGTCAACGGCGAACTGGAGACCGATCCGGCGAACAATTCCACCGACTCCGGCAAATATCGCTCCGCGATTTCGTTCCTCGATGCCCAGACGCTCGAGACCAGGTTTCAGGTCAGCTTTGTGGGCAATGCGGACATCGCCAGCTCCGGCAAGGACGGGCATTACGTGTTTTCGACGATGTATAACACCGAGAATGCCGTGTCGTCCGAGGGCATGATCGAGCGCGACCGCGACGCCGTCGCCGCGATTGACGTGCCGCTGGCGGAAAAGGCGCTGGCGGAAGGCAGGTTCACCAAGATCAACGGCGTGCCCGTCATCGAATCCGAAAAGGTGCCGGGCGTGCTGACGTTGATTCCGGTGCCGAAAAATCCGCACGGCTGCAACGTCACGCCCGACGGCAAATACGTCCTGGCCAGCGGCAAACTGTCGCCCACCGTCACGATCATCGATGCCAAAACCCTGAAGGTCATCGCCGAGCCCGAAGTGGGGCTGGGGCCGCTGCACACCACGTTTGACGGCCGCGGCAACGCCTACACCTCGCTCTTCGTCGATTCGCAGATTGTGAAGTGGAACATTGAAAAGGCGATTCAGGGCGCGCCCGATTACATCGTGGACCGCGTGGACGTTCACTACAACGTGGGCCACACGAAGGCGGCCGGCGGCGACACCAGTTATCCCAGTGGCGACTGGCTGATATCATTGAACAAACTCAGCAAGGGCATGTTCCTGCCGGTCGGTCCCGCCATGCCGGAATCCCAGGAACTGATCGACATTTCGGGCGAGAAGATGCGGCTGGTGCAGGCGTTCCCCTCGCTGCCCGAGCCGCACGACGCCGTGATGATTCCGCGGAAGGTGCTGGAGGATTACGTGGTGCAAACCTACGAGCCCCGGCCGGTCGCCGTGAAGCTCGGCGAGGAAAAGGTCGTCCGGAACGGCTCCAAGGTCGACGTGTATATGACCTGCATCCGGTCGAAGTTCATGCCGGAACAGTTCGAGGTGCACCAGGGCGACGAGGTGACGTTGCACCTGACAAACGTGGAGACGGTCCGCGACATGACGCACGGCTTCGCCCTCTCGCGCTACGGCATCAACGTGGCGGTGGACCCCGGCCAGACGACGGAGACGACCTTCGTCGCGAACAAGCTCGGCACCTATTGGTATTACTGCACGTGGTTCTGCTCGGCACTGCACCTCGAGATGCGCGGCCGGATGCTGGTCAAACCCGCGGGTGCCGAACTTAATGATGCCCTGGGCCCGGTGAGCCAGGTCGACAAGGTCGCGAGCGCCGCGGCCAAGGAGGCGTCGTCGTATGAGTGA